A genomic segment from Streptomyces sp. NBC_00654 encodes:
- a CDS encoding CinA family protein: MTAAALVLRRLVERGETLAVAESLTGGLVAAELTSVPGASQSFRGSVTAYATPLKRDVLGVDGTLLAERGAVDPEVARGMAAGVRRVLGADWGIATTGVAGPEPQDGKPVGTVHVAVSGPCGTEKVASLRLNGERADIRRETVRSVLKLLVSELGENVRAQDTEQNGEN; the protein is encoded by the coding sequence GTGACAGCGGCGGCCCTGGTGCTGCGGAGGCTCGTGGAGCGCGGGGAGACGCTCGCCGTCGCCGAATCGCTGACCGGCGGGCTGGTCGCGGCCGAGCTGACCTCCGTCCCCGGTGCCTCGCAGTCCTTCCGGGGCTCGGTGACGGCGTACGCCACACCCCTGAAGCGGGACGTGCTCGGCGTCGACGGGACCCTTCTGGCGGAGCGCGGCGCGGTCGATCCCGAGGTCGCACGGGGGATGGCGGCCGGGGTGCGACGGGTCCTGGGCGCGGACTGGGGCATCGCGACCACCGGTGTCGCGGGCCCCGAACCGCAGGACGGGAAGCCTGTCGGAACGGTCCATGTCGCGGTTTCGGGACCCTGCGGCACCGAGAAAGTCGCCTCGCTGCGGTTGAACGGCGAACGGGCGGACATCCGTAGAGAGACTGTACGGAGCGTGCTCAAGCTGCTCGTGAGCGAACTCGGTGAAAATGTGAGGGCACAGGATACGGAACAGAACGGGGAGAATTGA
- a CDS encoding helix-turn-helix domain-containing protein produces the protein MILLRRLLGDVLRRQRQRQGRTLREVSSSARVSLGYLSEVERGQKEASSELLSAICDALDVRMSELMREVSDELSLAELAESAAASDPVPVPVRPRLNSVSVSSVAAVPTGRVTIKAPAEAVAAA, from the coding sequence ATGATTCTGCTCCGTCGCCTGCTTGGTGACGTGCTGCGTCGGCAGCGCCAGCGCCAAGGCCGTACTCTGCGCGAAGTCTCCTCGTCCGCCCGGGTCTCGCTCGGTTATCTCTCCGAGGTGGAGCGGGGGCAGAAGGAGGCATCCTCCGAGCTGCTCTCCGCGATTTGCGACGCGCTTGACGTACGGATGTCCGAGCTCATGCGTGAAGTGAGCGACGAACTTTCCCTGGCTGAACTGGCCGAGTCGGCGGCAGCCAGCGATCCGGTACCTGTGCCGGTACGCCCAAGGCTCAATTCCGTCTCCGTGTCTTCGGTGGCAGCTGTGCCGACGGGACGGGTGACCATCAAGGCGCCCGCAGAAGCGGTCGCCGCTGCCTGA
- a CDS encoding SDR family NAD(P)-dependent oxidoreductase translates to MPLSAYDLTGRSAFVTGAAGGIGRASAALLAEAGATVHCADRDEKGLSETCGLIAGSGGTAIAHPLDVTDRGQVERAVAEAGDLDILVAVAGIMHTSSVLETADEDLDRVLSVNFKGVLYACQEVARGMIARSAPGSLITMASGAVDAASPGLLCYSAAKAAVVQLTKTLATELGPHSIRVNAVAPGWIRTPMTDRHDAEQQHRAEAMMVRVSPLGRVGEPEDVAHTVLHLASDASAFMTGQILRPNGGVAMPW, encoded by the coding sequence ATGCCCCTCTCCGCGTACGACCTCACCGGCCGGTCCGCGTTCGTCACCGGAGCCGCCGGCGGCATCGGCCGGGCCAGTGCGGCCCTGCTCGCCGAGGCAGGGGCCACGGTCCACTGCGCGGACCGCGACGAGAAGGGCCTGTCGGAGACCTGCGGGCTGATCGCCGGTTCCGGCGGTACGGCCATCGCCCACCCGCTCGATGTGACGGACCGTGGCCAGGTCGAGCGAGCCGTGGCCGAAGCCGGAGACCTCGACATCCTGGTCGCCGTCGCCGGAATCATGCATACGAGCAGCGTTCTGGAGACGGCCGACGAAGATCTCGACCGGGTCCTGTCGGTCAACTTCAAGGGGGTGCTGTACGCCTGCCAGGAGGTGGCCCGCGGCATGATCGCCCGCTCCGCCCCCGGGTCGCTGATCACCATGGCATCGGGCGCGGTGGACGCCGCGAGTCCGGGCCTGCTCTGCTACAGCGCCGCGAAGGCCGCCGTCGTCCAGCTGACGAAGACCCTCGCCACGGAACTCGGCCCGCACTCCATTCGCGTGAATGCCGTCGCCCCCGGCTGGATCCGCACGCCGATGACCGACCGCCACGACGCGGAGCAGCAGCATCGGGCAGAGGCCATGATGGTGCGGGTCTCGCCGCTCGGACGGGTCGGTGAGCCCGAGGACGTCGCGCACACGGTGCTGCACCTCGCATCGGACGCGTCGGCCTTCATGACCGGTCAGATTCTCCGCCCGAACGGCGGCGTCGCCATGCCCTGGTAG
- a CDS encoding Fpg/Nei family DNA glycosylase yields the protein MPEGDTVLRTAERLHAALAGRALTYADLRVPRFATADLTGRTVADVTARGKHLLTRLDDGLTLHSHLRMDGAWRVYDPGERWRGGPTHQIRAVLANTEHTAVGYRLPVLELLRTQDEDRVVGHLGPDLLGPDWDPGTALRNLLTTPGRPLGEALLDQRNLAGIGNVYKCELCFLARATPWLAVGDLPPTTLARLVATAKRLLEANRDRPTRTTTGLVPGAGPARTRSPDRLYVYGRARRPCLRCGTPIRATEQDSRPTYWCPRCQSGPTP from the coding sequence ATGCCCGAAGGAGACACCGTGCTGCGGACCGCCGAGCGGCTGCACGCAGCGCTCGCAGGCCGGGCCCTGACCTATGCCGACCTGCGCGTACCCAGGTTCGCCACCGCCGATCTCACCGGCCGCACCGTGGCCGATGTCACCGCGCGCGGCAAGCATCTGCTCACGCGCCTCGACGACGGCCTCACCCTCCACAGCCATCTGCGGATGGACGGCGCCTGGCGCGTCTACGACCCGGGCGAGCGCTGGCGCGGCGGCCCCACCCATCAGATCCGCGCCGTGCTGGCCAACACCGAGCACACCGCGGTCGGCTACCGGCTCCCCGTGCTCGAACTCCTCCGTACCCAGGACGAGGACAGGGTCGTGGGCCATCTCGGACCGGATCTGCTGGGCCCCGACTGGGACCCCGGAACCGCCCTGCGCAACCTGCTCACCACCCCCGGCCGCCCCCTCGGCGAAGCGCTTCTGGACCAGCGCAATCTGGCCGGTATCGGCAACGTCTACAAGTGCGAGCTCTGCTTCCTGGCCCGAGCCACCCCCTGGCTCGCCGTGGGCGATCTTCCGCCCACGACCCTCGCCCGCCTGGTGGCCACCGCGAAAAGGCTCCTCGAAGCCAACCGTGACCGCCCGACGCGGACCACCACCGGCCTCGTCCCCGGCGCGGGCCCCGCCCGTACGCGGTCCCCCGACCGCCTCTACGTCTACGGCCGCGCCCGGCGCCCCTGTCTGCGCTGCGGCACACCGATCCGCGCCACCGAGCAGGACAGCCGCCCCACCTACTGGTGTCCGCGCTGCCAATCAGGCCCCACACCATAG